DNA from Mycobacterium sp. SMC-8:
CATCGCCGGCATGTAGCGCCCGATTCCTGAGGACGTGGCCAGCAGCAGCACCAGACAGCCCAGCAGCCAGGCCGCGGTCCGGCCGGCAGGCCACGCATCGCCGCGCCGCCGCAACCGGATCACCCCGGCGAGGTAGACCAGCGCGAACACGACTGACGCGGTACCGAATACGAGGTCGAAGCGCCAGTCGAAGAGCATCCTGGCCAGCGTCGGCGGGCCGGCGAGGTCATAGCCGATTTCGACCGCCGGGATCGACAGGTTCAGGTTCACCGGGGGCGGCGGCGGGGTTCGCCCCAGCGCGACGGCGACGCCGAAGGTCAGCGCGAAGATCACGGCGTCCACCACGGCCAGCCGGAGCAGCGGGCCCCGCGCCCCGGGGTCCTGCTGCAACGCAGCGACCCCCTTCCGGCGTTGCTGCCAGCCGAGCACACCGAGGGCCGCCAATGCCGCGATCTTGGCCAGGATCAACAGACCGTAATCGGTGCTCACCAGGTCCGCGGGCCTGATCCGGACCAGCGCGTTGACCAGCCCGCTGAGCGCCATCGCGACGAAGCACCACAGTGCGACGGCCGAGAAGCGGCGCGCGGCGAGCGGACCGTGCTCGCCGCGGCGCAACGCGTGGGCCAGCAGAGCCAACAGCCCGCCCGCCCAGATCGCCCCGGCGACGAGATGGATGAGCAGGCTGTTGGTCGCCACGTCGTGTGCACCGCCGGACGACGAGTGTCCGGTCAGGCCCAGGGGCAGCAACGTGAGCAGCGACCCGGCGAACAGCACCGGGGTCCACGACCAGCGCAACACCGGGATGCTGACGACGGTGACCAACCCGGCCAGCAACGCCGTCCATCGCCACGCACCGGCGATGTCGATCAGATCGGCCACCGACCAGATGTCGGCCGGGCTCAGCCGCGTCGTCAACGGCTGACCGCTGACATCGGACACCGTCAGCGGCACCATCAGCACCGCGCACACCGCCCAGACACCCGCGGCCGCGGTGCCTGTTCGCAGCGCGCGGTAGCCGGCGGCGTCGAGGACACCGTTGGGCTGGGGCGGAACCATGAACGCCGCGAACAGGAACGCGCCCGTGGCGGTCACCGCCGCGATCTCGCCGGCCGCCCGGACGAACGGCAGGCCGTAACTTGTCACAGGCCCGGGGTCGGGCAGCCCGGTGGCGGTCAGCGCCTCGGCGAGCGACAGCGCCGACAGCGCCGCGGCGGTCAGACCGGCCAGCACCGCGACGCCGCACAGCACCGCCCACACCGGGGCGCGGTGCACCCCGACGGGTGCGGCGCGGGCGACAGACGTCATGTGCCCAGCGTATGACCTTCCCGGACGCGATCTACGACACAGGGTCGTTGCGCAGCTCCCGGCGGCTGCGCTCGCGGGCGGAGAACTGCCTGCGCGCGCACCGGTCCACGGTGTCCATGTCCTTGAGGATGCCGCGCAGCTCACGGCGGAAGGCTCTGCGGCGTTCATCCAGATCGGCGGCCGGGGTGAGCAGATGCTGATCCGCGGCCACCTGCCGGGCGGTCGCGAACAGCAATGCCGACACCGATTCGGTGCTCAGCACCCGCCCCTGCGCGACGTACTGCTGACCGAGGCCGAGCGCTTTGGCCGTCAGATCCTTCTCCGAGATCTCCGCCGGTGCGTCGATGAGCGCATCGGCGACAATCTCATACGCCTCGAAGAACGGTCGCAGCAGCGGTCCGGCGATTGCGGGGCGTTTCTCCTGCAGCAGCGCGTCGAGCCGGTCACCGCCGGCGGCGACGTCGCTCTCCCAATCCTGATGCCAGGACATCTCCTCGGCCACGTGCTCGCGATAGGCGGCCGAGTCGGCGAAATAGAACTCGAACTTGAGCAGATCCCGCAGCCGCATCACCTGATTCCAGAACGCGTCCAACCGGTCGGTGTCCGTGCGCGCGGCGTAGGCCAGCGCCAACTCGACCAGCGAGGTCTCCAGGAACGCGTCGATCAGCGAATTGCGGTAGAACGCCGCCTCCAATTCGTCCTGCGGGGCGATGCTCCACACGGTCACCCGGCCGCTGTCGGTGCGGGTCACCGGATGCCCGCCCGACAGCGCGTCCAGCGCGGCGCGCACCCCTTCCGGAGTCCGGAGCCGCAGCGCGCTGTTGGTCATCGGCGTCTGCTTACGCTCCAGATAGTCCAGCGAGTCCTGCAGCGTGTGGTGCAGCTGGTCAAGCGTCAGCGCGATGCCGCGGGTGCTGAGCAGCAGCGCCGACACAAGCGCCGTCGCGTTCACCGGGGTGACCTGCAGGATCCGCCAGGCCACCTCGAACGCCATCTTCTGCATCGCCAGCCTTTTGGCCGACTCGTCGGTGGCCAGGGGGCCGTGCGGCTCACCGAGGTACTCACGCATCGAAACCGCCTCGGGGAAGCGGACATAGATCTTGCCGTAGTTGCGCTCGCCCTGAGCGCGGATGTAGTTGACCAGCCATGACAATCCCTCGGGGGTCTTCTCGCCACCCCGGGCGTACGAGGCGTACTCGGCGGTCTCGTGCAACTGGTCGAAGCTGATCGACACCGGCTGCAGCAGGATGTCGTCGCTGCGGCCGTCCAGGTAGGCGTCGGCGACGTACGCGAGCAGGCCGAGTTTGGGCGGCAACATCTTTCCGGTCCGCGACCGGGTCCCCTCGATCGCCCATGAGAGGTTGAACCGCTTTTCGACGATATAGCCCACGAACTGGCGCAGCACGAACTTGTACAGCGGGTCGTCGAGCTTGCGCCGCAGGAAGATCACCCCGGAGCGGCGCATCAGCGGGCCCATGAACCCGAAGGACAGGTTGATGCCCGCGAAGGTGTGGACAGGTGGCAGCCTGTTCTCCTGCATGGCCACCGGGACGATGACGCCGTCGAGGTAGGACCGGTGCGAGAACAGCAGCACGGCCGGATGGGCTTCCAGTGCGTGGCGCATCGCCTCGACCTCACCGCGGTCGTAGTCGATGTTCGGGTCGAAGCCGCGGCTGAAGATCGCCCGCCCCAGTGACGGGATGAGGTCGACCGAGAATCGGCTCCAGCCGGTGGCGAGTTCGTCGAGCATCTCCCCCGCCTTCTCGACGGTGGCGCCCGGGATCTTCTCCAGCCCCTCACGGAACCGCGCCGAGGTCAACACCTCCGGCTTGATCAGCCGGGGCGACTTGTATTCGGGGCCGAGCAACCGCAACTCGACGCGCTCGATGGCCAGGATCGCCCGCCGGAGCACGAATCGGGCGAATTCCCTAGGGTTCTCGGCGACGGTCGTCTCGCTCCAGCGCTGCCGCAGCTCGGCGACCTTGGCGGGTTCACCGGCGACGACGCGGGCCCGGGACGGGTCCCGCTTCAGGATCGCGCGCTGCAGCACCTTCGGCGGGCAGTAGGTGTCACGGCCGGACAGCACCGCGACCACCTTGGACCGGGTGGGAAGTCCGCCGGGAACCCAGAACACGCGTACGGGGACCACCGAGCGATCCTCATCGGCCTGGAGCAGCTCCACCAGCTGGGCAAGCACCGCAGGGGCCGGATCGTCGTCGGCCGGCAGCTTGAGGACCTCGATCTTCGACTCGGGATGGGCGCGTCGCTGGCTCTCCAGCCAGTCGCGCAGCAACTCCTCCTCGGCAGGTGAGGACACCGACGCCAGCACCAGGGTGTCGTCGACGGCGTTGTAGGCGGCGAAGTCATCGGCCCGGACCTTCACGGCCGGCCCTTCGTGCCACCGGCCCCCTTGGCCGGCGCCTTCTTGGCGGCGCCTTTCGCCGGCGCCTTCTTGGCCGTCTTCGTGGCGGCAGCCTTCTTGGCGGCAGCCTTCTTGGAGGTCACGTTCGCGGCCTGCGTCTTGCGGGCCGGCCTCTTCTTGGCGGTCTCGGCGCGCCGGTACAGGTCCGGCACCGGGAGTTCGTCGTGCGGCCAGTCTTTCAGGGTGTCAAGGTAGAGCTGGCGCACCTCCTCGATGCGTTCGGTCAGGTTCTCCTGCGTCCAGTCGTCGACCGGGATCGGCGGGTAGACAACGACATCGACAAGGCCAGGGTTGAATGTGCTGGAGTCGCGGGCGGCGATCACCTCGGCATTGCGGATCACGATGGGCACGATCGGGATGCCCACCGACATCGCGATCCGGAACGGGCCCTTCTTGAAGCGGCCCACCTCGGTGGTGTCAAGCCGGGTCCCCTCGGGGGCGATGAGTATCGAAAGACCTTTGCGCGCAAGCTCTTCGACCTTGCGGAGGCCTTCTACGGCCTTCTGGGGATCCTCCCTGTCGATGAAGGCCGCATCCAGGATCTTGCCGATGGTGCCGACGATGGGGTCGTTCTCGAGTTCCTTCTTGCCGACCGTGGTGAAGTCGTTGTTGATCAACCTCCCGGCGATCAGCGGGTCCGCCTGATTGCGGTGGTTGAAGATGAACACCGCGGGCCGCTGCGCGGTGAGATTCTCCCTGCCCAGCACCTGCAGGTTGATGCCGATGGTGTCGAGCAGCGTGCGCCCGAACATCGACGTGAAGAAGTTGACCCCGGTGCGCTTGTTGCGGGTCAGCAGTCCGACGCCGAGGGCTCCGGCGGCGATCGGCACCATCGACGCGACGCCGAGCGCGGTGCGTACCTGCGACGCAGGACTCGAACCGCTACGACTGCTGAAACGCAGGATGGGCCAGCCGCGCTTGGCCGCGACAGCGGCAAGTTTGCCCGCCGGGTTGGTCGGACGGGGGTTGCCCACCAGGTACATCAGCGCGACATCCTCGTCGCCGTCGGCGTAGAAGTAGCTCTTCGACAGATCGATGCCGTTGGCGGCGGCGAACTCCTGGACCGCCCTCGCCTTGCCGGGCCCCCAGATGATGGGCCGCTGCACCTCGCCGGTGATCAACCCGTCGTCGTCGGTTTCGAACTTGTTGCTCAGCACGTTGTCGATACCGAGGAAGCGGGCCACCGGCTCAACCTGGACGGTGAGCGCCGAAGAAGACAGCACGACGGTGTGGCCGCGGGCCATGTGCGCGCGCACGATCTCGCGCATCTCGGGATAGATCCGGCTGACGATCTTCTGGACGAACAGGCGTTCGGCGAGTTCGTCGATGTCGTCCACCGAGTTCCCGCGCAACATACGCGCGCCCTTGCCGATCAGATCCTCGAACTCCGAGCGGCCGAGCTGGTGGTTCAAGCCGGCCTGGACCATGCCGATGAACTCCCCCACCGACATCTGTCTGCGCCGCAAGCGATCCTGGGTCATCACCACGCCGGTGAACCCTGCGACGAGCGTGCCGTCGAGGTCGAAGAACGCACCGATCTGCGGCCCCTCAGGGCTGGCCTGGATCTCGGCGACCGAACCAGGGAGACGCAGTTGACGGTTGTCCGGTGTCGCCGAAGTCACTGGGGGCCACTTCCGTTCAGTCGGGTCGATGATTCGACGGGGGCGGTACGCGCGGTGAAGGTCGCCGGGACGGCACGGCCGTCGCCGCCGAGGGCGAGCACTTCATCGAAGCCGGCGAGCAGACAGCGGGCGAAGAGGTCGGGCTCGGTGATCGACGCGCGGTCGTACCTGGCGGTGATCGTGCAGTACCCCGAACGCGACACCAGCACCACCATCATCGCCACACCGGGCAACGGCCCGATACCGTACTGGCGCAACACTTTCGCGCCGGCGATGAAGGTGTCCCCGGCGTACACCGGCACGTTACTGGCCTGTACGTCGGCATTGACGATCGATCCCGCCATCGACTCCAGAACCGGGTCGGGAAGCAGGCTGACCACAGGGGCGATCGCGCCGACCAGGTCCAGGGCCCGCTCTTCGCGCTTGCTCGTCACCTGCGACCGGATTTCCTTGATCCGCACCTCGGGGTCGGCGAGCCCGATGGGCGCCGCGAGGTTGATCCCGGCGAACCGGTTGCCGCCCGCGGGATCGTCCTCGGAGCGCAGGTTGACGGGCACAGCCATCGGCAGTGTGTCCACCGGAACACCTTTGGCCTCGTGATAGAGCCGCAACGCCCCGCACACGCCGGCCAGGTAGGCGTCGTTGATCGAGCCGCCGGCGGCCTTGGCGGCGCGGTGCAGGTCGCCGAACTCGATGTCGATCGCCTCGTTACGGGAGGACAGGCTGCGCCGGCGCAGAATCGGCGACGGGTCGGCGACCGGGCCCATGACGCGGGCCCCCGACATCGCGTAGTCGATAGCGCTGCCCAGCCGCGTCACCGGGTCGCGCACCACGTGCCCGACCGCCTGGACCGCGCCGAACAATGCGCCGCGGACGCCGCCGACGATGGTGCCGGGCAGTCGGTTCAGGCCGGCGCGCATCAGATCGTTCGGCGACAGGTCGGAGGGGATCGGCAGCGGCGGAGGGCGCTGCGGCACCGGTTCCCGCTCGAAGTCGTAGAGGTTGGCGAACATCTCGACACCACCGACGCCGTCGGTGACGGCGTGACTCAGGTGGACCATGAGGGCGGCCCGACCGTTCTCCACCCCTTCGATCAGGGTGGCCGTCCACAGAGGCCGGGAGATGTCCAGCGGCGACTGCACCGCGATCTCGGCGAGGTCCATCACCTGCCGGATGGTGCCGGGTTCGGGGACACGCACCCGCCGCAGGTGGAAGTCGAGATTGAAGTCGGGGTCGACGACCCAGCGCGGCGCCACCGTCGGCAGCGTCGGGGTGACGACCTTCTGGCGCAGCCGCAGCACCTTGCGGGACGCGTGCTCGAAGCGGGTGTAGAAGGTGTCCCAGTCGGGGGTCGTGTCGAGCAGCTCGACGGTCAGGATGCCCGAGCGGGTGCGCGGATTGGCTTCGCCGCGGTGCAGGATCTGGTCGAGCGGACTGAGTTCCTCCGGGAGTCCGGCCGCGTCCAGTTCCGGCTCATTGCTCATGCGCACCACGCTAGTCGGCAGCCGTCTCGCAGGAGGCGGCTTTAGTGGCTGTCACCGCCGACCCGCGCGATACACTGCTCGGCGTTGCCTCCGTAGCTCAGTTGGATAGAGCAAGAGCCTTCTAATCTCTAGGTCGCAGGTTCGATTCCTGCCGGGGGCGCAAATTCCTCACCAAGGAACCGAGGCGACTGTCGGGCGGCGGGTCGTGCGTGCGGCGGCCCGAATCCTCGAACGGCACCGCCTCGCTACCGGTCTGCGGTCTCGATCACGGGCGCGAGGCCGTCGAGCACGCGTGCCAGCCCGAACTCGTAGGCGTGCCCGGCGCTGTATGCGCCGGCGTGGGCCCGCCCCGCGGCCGCCCCGACGCGGGAGGCGAGCGGAAACTTCTCGGCGTCGAACATTCTCGCCAGCAGCGGCTCGGCCCGTTCCCACCACGCCTGGTCGGTCACGCCGCTGTCGGCTCCGGCCCTCTGCGAGTCGATCGCGATACGCGCCACCGACATCACGAAGCCGAGCACGTAGGTCAGCGCCGCATCCATCTCCAGATCGCTGAGCCCGAGGCCGTCGAACGCACCGAGTTCGTGCTCGTACTTCGCGATGGTGCCCGGCCCGAGCGGCGGGCGGGTGGTCGCCAGCTGCGCCACCCACGGATGCCGGTCGAGCATGTCGCGATTCTCCGCGGCGATGGCCGAAACCCGCTCACGCCAGGGCAATCCACGCAGATCGGCGCGTGGCATCTGGGCGTGGACACTGTCGAGCATCAGGTCGAGCAGCTCGGCCTTACCGGGCACGTAGGTGTAAGTCGCCATGGTGGCGATGCCGAGCCGCGTCGCGACCGCGCGCATCGTGACCGCGGCGAGCCCGTCGGCGTCGGCGATCTCGGTCGCGACGCCGACCACCGCGTCGACGGTGGTGCGCTGCCGGGGCCCGCGCGGGGTTCGGGCGCCGCCCGGTGTGCGCCACAGCAGTTCCAGCGTCCGCACCGGATCGCCCGCGCTGGTCCTGTCGGGGGCCGTTCCGCGCCTGTCCATCCGGCTGATCGTAACGGCCGGTCCATACCGCGCAAGAATCCCGTACACTGTACGTCGTACACGGTACGGAGAAGAGAGGATGTTCCATATGACAGCTGAGGGTGGTTACGCCCCGTCACCCGCCGATGTCGAGGACGTCCTGGCGTGGTTCGCGCGCTACGACGCGCTGGCGGTGGCCAAGGACATCGAGGGGATGGCCGATCAGGCGATGTTTCCGCTCAACGAGGTCACCGACGGACGGGCCGAGTCCTGCGACCGTGACCGGTTCGTCGCGCAGATGACACAGGAACTCGGCGGCGCCGGGGATGTCTTTATGGAGTCGGTGCGGACCCCGCACTTCATCAACGAGAACCTGGTCTTCGTGATTACCGACGCCACGATCACCGTGGACGGGCACAGCCAGCAGGTCCGGTACGGCGACCTTCTGGTCCGATCCCGCAGCGACGGTTGGAAGTTCCAGACCATGGTTCAGGGCGGCTGGGGCGACTCCTAGCCGGGCCCACCGTCCTGGTCTTCGACGGCATAGAAAATCGCAGCGACGCCCGGTCGAACTTCGCGAGACGCCTCACCCAGCTCGGCTACCAGGCCAATCGCCGTGGCGACGTTCGCTGACGACGCGTCGCGGGGTGTGCTTTTCAGCGAATCCGCATCCCGCCGTGCGTGGACATCGCTGGGAGTCTTCCTCGACGAGCATTTCGCCGCGATACCCCAGCGCGCCGACGGGAAGCAGTCGCGCAATACGCTGCGGCGGGATACCGTGTCGCGGGGAGGGGCCAAGGTATGGGCAAATTTCGGAGTAAGGCCGCCACGACCGCGGCCGGCGCTGCGGCGATCGGCATGGCAGTCACCGTCGGCGGGGTCGCCGCCACCCATCCGGCGTCGATCTCGGCGCCGCTTGTCGATCTGAGCGCGCTGATCGTCGTCGGGAGTTCCACTCATCCCGACCCAACCGGCAACGAGGACTTCTTCGGCGGCAAGTTCAACCAGGCCCCCTACAACTCCGGCGGGCAGCCGGGCGCGGATCTCGTCGGCGTCGATTTCCGGGGCGGGGTCGGCGCGATCGACGCAGCGCTGCAAGCCAATTCCGGTGAGGACAACGCCGTGCTGTCCTCCGGCTGGGGTGCCGCCAACGTGAGCCTGCTGTTGAACCGGCTCGACCGCAGCGCCGACCCGGCGTTGCCGAAGACGGTGTTAATCCTGGACAACAACGTATCCCGCCCCGACGGAGGGTTCGGTACCCGCTATCCGCTGTTCGCGTTGATCGGGGTGAACCCGTTCCCGTCGCGGACGGACACCACCGCTGCTGCCGTGGTCGACATCGCCTACCAGTACAACTACAACTCCAACGCGCCCGCGGACCTGTTCAATCTGGTGGCGCACGTGAACTCTCTGGTGGCGTATCTGTACGGGTACCGGGAGCAGTCCGAGATCGACCTGCCCGTCGACGTCGACGGCCGGCCGGCCGTGTCGTGCGGGGGGGCGAACACGTGCGCGGTGCTCACCCGTGGTGAGGCCGTGCCGTGCGAGAACGCCCGGTGTGCCCCGCCCGTGGGCGATCGGGTGGTCGCGTACCTGACGACCCGAGGCAACACCACCTACGTCACGTACACCACCGACGAGCTTCCGCTGGCGCGGTTGATCCGCGATGTTCTCGGTGATGCCGTCGCCGATGTGTCCGCCCCGCTGCTCAAAGTCATCGTGGACTCGGCCTATTACGACGGCAACCCGATGCCGTCGGATCCGAGCCGCTACCGGCCCGCCCGGCTGATGCCGTCGCTGGGCGAGATCGTCAGCGCGGCGGCTAAGGTGCCCGGCGCCATCCGTGAAGGCCTAGACACGTTGTCCGACAACGATTCTGGGCACGCCCCGCAGGAATCCCCCACCGGCCGGGAGGTCCGTGCCTCCGGGGTCTCCGACGGCGATCCAGTCGATCACGAGACGCCGGCTGTGGACGAAGACCCCACCTTTGCGGTCTACGAGGGCACCCCTGCCGAACCCGCCTCCAAGGACGCCGACCCGGAGATCCTGCAGCACGACGAGCAGAGCATCGAGGACGATGCCGTGCCCGTCACCGGAGCCGGATCCGACCCGGAAACCGCGTCCGATTCCATCATCGAAGCCGAGTCCGTCACCGAATCCGGAGAAGCTGCGAGGCCCGACACCGAGGCGACGACCGGTGCGGCCGACAAGACCGACACAGCCGGCGGGGGTTCCACCGCGTAGGCCGAGGCATCGGCAGAATCGGACCGTACGGGCGTGTGAACAAGTCAGCAGCGGGCCAGAGGCACCCGTAGCCGAGGCTTCCAAAGGCTGCGGGTGGTCTGCGGCACTCGCCGTCATGACGAAAATGGAGAACGTGGGCGTGATCTGTACCTCGAGATGGACTTCAAATCCGGCCGGCTGAAACGGCGCGCACCATTTGCCCGTTGACCCCAAACGAAAACGACCCCGCATGTGCGCCCGCTCGACCACAATAGGTGGAACAACACTTCGGCATATCCACCAGCACTCCGGCTTTGACTCAGAGTGTCCAATATCTGTAAGCCATTGTTTGCAATGGACTCGCTCACCCTCATCGAAGAGAACGCAGATTCGGGTGCTGGCAGATTCGGCCTTATGAAGCCATATGAAAGATGGTTTACTGATCCACCCCGGCATGTCGGGAGGTTCTCTTATCTGAGTGCCTCCTCGGTATGAGGGTGCCGTTGGCGATGGTAATAGAGGGCTTCGGCCCGGTCCGGAGTCAGGTCCTGGCAGTAGCCATTCGGTCGCTGCCGGTTGTAGAAAGCCACCCATTCGGCGGTTGCCAGCGAGAGGTCGGCGGCACCGGGATACGGCGGCTGGTGGTCGATGAGTTCGGTCTTGTAGCTGCTGTTCACCGATTCGGCCAAGGCGTTGTCGAAGCTATCGCCCACCGATCCGACTGAGGGCAGGATCCCTTCAGCGGCCAAGTGTTCAGTGAACGCTACCGCCGTATATTGGGCGGGTTCAATCGGTCGTTGCAACACCGGGTTGTTGGAGTGAGTGTAGCTGTTGGGCAAAGACTTCGGCGGGAGTCTTCCAGCCGAGGACCTTTCGGGGTCGGTTGTTGAGCGTCAGTGCGACCGCTTCGAGGTCTTGAGCCGACCATCGAGATAAGTCGGTGCCTTTCGGAAAGTACTGACGCAGAACGCCATTGGTGTTCTCGTTAGTAGGCCGCTGCCATGGCGAGTGCGGGTCGGCGAAAAACACCTTCGTTCCGGTGTCGAAGGTGAACTGGGCGTGCGCGGCCAACTCTTTGCCGCGGTCCCATGTCAACGTCTGACGCAGCTGCTTGGGTAGCTGTGCCAGTGAGGCGATCAGGGCAGCGTTCATCGCCTCGGCGCCGTAGCCGCTGAGCGCCGGCCCGTTCTTCACCGGCGGCGCCAGACCCCACCCCTCGAGGCGGGGAAGGTGAACCAGCATCACCGAGCGGCTCTTGCGTTCCACCACGGTGGCAATCGCCGACCGGCCCGCACCGATGATCAAATCACCCTCCCAATGCCCAGGAACTGCGCGATCGGCGGCTTCGGCAGGGCGTTTGCTGATCACGACGTCCGCGGTGACATGTCCCTGCGGTTTGTTCTGTGTCCTGGCCCGCGGGACCCGCAGCGCACGACCGGTCCGCAGGCACGCGACCAATTCCCGTTTGAGCGCCCCACGCCCCTCGATGAACAAGGACTGATAGATCGCCTCATGGCTGATGCGCATGGACTCATCATCGGGGAAATCCAGCGGTAAGCGGTGGGCAATCTGTTCCGGGCTCCATGCTGTCGACCACCGTCGGTCTTGTCGGTGCGGCTTGTTGCGGCCGTTCCAGGCCTTGGTCTGCGGACCTGCGACGGCGGTGCCGTCGGGTCCGCGGACACTGCCATCGAGCCGCTGCTGCACGTACTCACGCAGCTGCGGGTTGACTGCCAGTTTCGCGGGTTTCGGGCGCTTTGCTGCTTGCTGGGCCTTCCACTGCGCCACCCCTGCGCGGTACACCTGCGTGCCGCTGCGGGTGGCTGCGTTGCGCCGCAGTTCCCGCGAAACTGTCGAGGGGTCACGCTTGATCTCGCGGGCGATCTCACGCACCCCGGCGCCCTGGGCGCGTAGCAGTGCGATCTCCTCCCGCTCGGCGAACGACAGATACCGGCCCGTGGGCTCATCCAGACTGATCGGCGTCATGCCGCCAGCGTGGTGGAACCACCTGGTCGCCACCGGTGTCGACACGCCGACCTCTGCGGCTGCGTCGTCGGTGGAGACACCCTGGGCGATCAGCCGCCAAAACTGACGCTGCACCGACCGCGACGGGTCCGGGCGCCCTGGTGAGCGCATCGCAGGCCGCAACGCACGGTCAGCCGCCCACTGCCGTCGCCTACCAACCGATTCCGCGTCCTTACGCTTGGCCACACCACACCTCCGTGATCAAGGTGTTGCGACGACCAGTTGAATCCGCCTTGAGAGCCCGCATCGCTGTGATGGATCAGATCATCCAAAAATGTTGCACCAGAACGCTTCCTGGTATCTATGGCGTGGTTGATCGCATCGGTCACCAGCTTCTGGGTCATCTCGGTGGCCACCTTCCAGCCTACGATCTTGCGGGCGTAGACGTCGGTCACGAACGCTGTGTAGGCCCAGCCGGCACGGGTCCGGCAGTACGTGAAATCGGCCACCCACAAACGGTCCGGCGCGCCGGCGACGAAATGCCGCGCGACCCGATCCGGAGCTCGCGTTGCTGCCGGATCAGCAATGGTGGTGCGCACCCGGCGGCGCTTGCACGCACCCCGCCAACCCATCTCCCGCATGACCCGCTCCACAACACACCGTGAGACATCGAGTCCGTTGGTACGCAACACAATCCACGTCTTACGGGCACCCAGAACCGCGAACAGCTTGTTGGATCGGCGCAGCCGCCAGATGGCGTCGATCACCTGCGCATCAGTCCAGTCCGCCTTCGAGGGGCCACGGCGGGCGCGGTGGGCGTAATACGTCGACGGGGCGATCACGACGCCGAACTCCGAGAGCACGGCGCACATCGACTCGACACCCCACTTGAGACCATCAGCGCCCACACGCATGTGCTGGTGGGCGCTGATGAACTCCACGACTACTGAGACGGCCGGTCGAGCTCGGCAGCGAAGAAAACCGACGCCGCCTTCAAAATCGCGTTGGCCCGCTTGAGTTCGGCGTTCTCCCGGCGCAGCTTGCGCAGGACCTCGGATTCCTCGCTGGTCTGCCCAGCCCGATCTCCGGCGTCGATCTCGGCCTGGCGGACCCATTTGCGCACCGTCTCGGCGGTACCGACGCCCAGCAGATCAGCAACCCGGCCCATCGCCTCCCACTCCGAGACCGTGTCGCTGCGCAGATCGGCCACCATCTGCACCGCTCGCGCCTTCAGCTCGTCTGGATACCGCTTCGATGACTTCGTTCCCACGTGCCCATCCTTCCCAACAGAAGAACTCTCCGGACACGCCGGGGCGGATCATACACCAATATTGTTGATGCGATTTCGCGGTGCCAAGAGAGTCGCCGAACATGCCCGGGGAAAGATGTTGATACCCCCGGGGTTGCGATGATCATGGGCAGCCGTTAGCCATCTCGTACGGCAGTCGAGTCAGTCGGACGTACATCGTGTAGCCAGAGCCTGCCACGAAGTGGAGCCGGAAGCCCTCGGTATCTCGAATCCACTCGTACACGGGGTCGGCCGATGCGGGGCACTCCTCCCAGCCGCCCCTCATGAGCTGCTCATCCACCCGACGATAGA
Protein-coding regions in this window:
- a CDS encoding wax ester/triacylglycerol synthase family O-acyltransferase — encoded protein: MSNEPELDAAGLPEELSPLDQILHRGEANPRTRSGILTVELLDTTPDWDTFYTRFEHASRKVLRLRQKVVTPTLPTVAPRWVVDPDFNLDFHLRRVRVPEPGTIRQVMDLAEIAVQSPLDISRPLWTATLIEGVENGRAALMVHLSHAVTDGVGGVEMFANLYDFEREPVPQRPPPLPIPSDLSPNDLMRAGLNRLPGTIVGGVRGALFGAVQAVGHVVRDPVTRLGSAIDYAMSGARVMGPVADPSPILRRRSLSSRNEAIDIEFGDLHRAAKAAGGSINDAYLAGVCGALRLYHEAKGVPVDTLPMAVPVNLRSEDDPAGGNRFAGINLAAPIGLADPEVRIKEIRSQVTSKREERALDLVGAIAPVVSLLPDPVLESMAGSIVNADVQASNVPVYAGDTFIAGAKVLRQYGIGPLPGVAMMVVLVSRSGYCTITARYDRASITEPDLFARCLLAGFDEVLALGGDGRAVPATFTARTAPVESSTRLNGSGPQ
- a CDS encoding TetR/AcrR family transcriptional regulator, whose amino-acid sequence is MDRRGTAPDRTSAGDPVRTLELLWRTPGGARTPRGPRQRTTVDAVVGVATEIADADGLAAVTMRAVATRLGIATMATYTYVPGKAELLDLMLDSVHAQMPRADLRGLPWRERVSAIAAENRDMLDRHPWVAQLATTRPPLGPGTIAKYEHELGAFDGLGLSDLEMDAALTYVLGFVMSVARIAIDSQRAGADSGVTDQAWWERAEPLLARMFDAEKFPLASRVGAAAGRAHAGAYSAGHAYEFGLARVLDGLAPVIETADR
- a CDS encoding nuclear transport factor 2 family protein, whose protein sequence is MTAEGGYAPSPADVEDVLAWFARYDALAVAKDIEGMADQAMFPLNEVTDGRAESCDRDRFVAQMTQELGGAGDVFMESVRTPHFINENLVFVITDATITVDGHSQQVRYGDLLVRSRSDGWKFQTMVQGGWGDS
- a CDS encoding PE-PPE domain-containing protein, whose translation is MGKFRSKAATTAAGAAAIGMAVTVGGVAATHPASISAPLVDLSALIVVGSSTHPDPTGNEDFFGGKFNQAPYNSGGQPGADLVGVDFRGGVGAIDAALQANSGEDNAVLSSGWGAANVSLLLNRLDRSADPALPKTVLILDNNVSRPDGGFGTRYPLFALIGVNPFPSRTDTTAAAVVDIAYQYNYNSNAPADLFNLVAHVNSLVAYLYGYREQSEIDLPVDVDGRPAVSCGGANTCAVLTRGEAVPCENARCAPPVGDRVVAYLTTRGNTTYVTYTTDELPLARLIRDVLGDAVADVSAPLLKVIVDSAYYDGNPMPSDPSRYRPARLMPSLGEIVSAAAKVPGAIREGLDTLSDNDSGHAPQESPTGREVRASGVSDGDPVDHETPAVDEDPTFAVYEGTPAEPASKDADPEILQHDEQSIEDDAVPVTGAGSDPETASDSIIEAESVTESGEAARPDTEATTGAADKTDTAGGGSTA
- a CDS encoding IS30 family transposase yields the protein MRSPGRPDPSRSVQRQFWRLIAQGVSTDDAAAEVGVSTPVATRWFHHAGGMTPISLDEPTGRYLSFAEREEIALLRAQGAGVREIAREIKRDPSTVSRELRRNAATRSGTQVYRAGVAQWKAQQAAKRPKPAKLAVNPQLREYVQQRLDGSVRGPDGTAVAGPQTKAWNGRNKPHRQDRRWSTAWSPEQIAHRLPLDFPDDESMRISHEAIYQSLFIEGRGALKRELVACLRTGRALRVPRARTQNKPQGHVTADVVISKRPAEAADRAVPGHWEGDLIIGAGRSAIATVVERKSRSVMLVHLPRLEGWGLAPPVKNGPALSGYGAEAMNAALIASLAQLPKQLRQTLTWDRGKELAAHAQFTFDTGTKVFFADPHSPWQRPTNENTNGVLRQYFPKGTDLSRWSAQDLEAVALTLNNRPRKVLGWKTPAEVFAQQLHSLQQPGVATTD